The DNA sequence ttgcctttgtgccctggagctccatcagttcagacaaacaccctcacgagataaatgcttcatttcgcTGGTTCTCAGatagatcattcttgtgcttggagcagcctgtcctgtaaggctgatcagatttcctgagctccttcacccttctgagctgcttcccatggcaccaCCTGAATCAGCACCCCCATTATGTCAAAATCttctctggagcccaccagcctgtgctctgctgctggccttcctccctcccctctggtatctgtgtcctggtcacaacagccaaggtggacactgatgttcacatccctcaccagctattccttgtttcccagttccagatccagttgagcatcactctcattggcccacaatgcagacacgttaagcagttggcccaagatcctttggactgatggcacttgccactttgccaggccagttaatgtcagagcaattacagttccccataggaacctgctcattgactggtgacttcctccttgagttgctgacagaagatcttgtccatttcttctacatgatcatgtagtttgtaacacccaacacattgtcactctctattgggtttacatgacaaactcttggaactgAGGGTgagtgtgggtgtgctacagttgtcacctctctgggaagacaacaggagtttgaccagtGTCAGTCAGAGCcaatttcagctgctccaagatggacccactccttgccaaatctgacccactcagtgatgctggcagcacctctgggatattgtatttgagaaggggtaaaaaacgctgcacaacagcaggtgggagagaggagggaggagatgggagagaaaagctctgcagacaccaaggtcatatcccataggacccaagcaggtccctcagcaggccaaagcttgctctcctgaaatcctggtcttggccttgttctcatctcccaggagcctcagctccactttcccatccctgactgttccatcctgaccaactctttctggtttgtaagtgtgaagtcccacagggcacctcaccccactgactcctcagtcacccatgtcaggaagatgtcaatgagctccaaaccctcctggatggccggTACCTTGTagatattgggatatctcaggtTTGCCACGAGGACATGGCCtagaaacatgaggcttctttcatttgtctgaaggaggcctcatctcattcctcttcctcatcagtgagtctgtacctgatgtccagtcacctcaacattgcccatgttgttctgccctctcatgctgactcctcaaccttcagctgacattgtctgtccccaggcagagctccacgcattcctgctgctctctcacatgAAGGGAAACTTCCCCTCAAAGTCCAGACCTCTGACATTATGAGTATCAGACGCCCAAGGCCccacagtttctgcaggagatggtATTTGTAGTGCCCTTCAACTCCACATCCTGGTATCTTGGGAGAGACCCCCTTATCAGGATAAGCcgtctgcatgcaaacattatgagctgaacaaatggagcttcagtaaagggagagtgcagaccttgagaaaatctggtgttcacccatcagaaagctctaaagatttaaaaagggaagtgaccagttctgtatcggggcaggagaacaaccccatccatcaggacagagcaggacctgacacgctgagcagtgaccctgaggagaagggcctgggcactacaaggtccccacaccagcccgtggtgcacgctcaccatgaacaaggcagctgcacacggggctgcatgaggaggagcgtggggacccagacacctgcagttctcatcccattcggttcagcactggtgtgacccacacacacgggtgtgtgccagtgtgcagcttcccagtttggagcagcagggaggaactggagagtgcagggctgtgccaaggcaggttcagcaccttgtgcacatggtgtggggtgctgagggacctgggctgctttggcccagcagcgctggggaggctgcagcagtgcaggagtagcctgagagtgcttgaagggcggtttcagaggtggtggaggtttcttcatagagggaaagagaataagaaagaaataatggcccaaagtgcagctggggaggtccaggctggacatgagcagaaaggaatgtgatggaagggcagtgctgtggtggagcaggtcagcagagggagtctgcatcagcccaaggctttgtgcttcaaggaccagctggggaggatggagagatctcagcaaaggaaggaagatgctcagacaagagcaaggtggggcagcaggggggatgtctccagcctgcagggacagaggtgcaggggatgccacagcacaggacaggctgtcgtggagatgatcacgggatgtaaagaggctgaaagccccaccagacatgagctccttctccccttggctgtggctgttgtctgcacctctgatgcctgtgaggagacaccttgtccttccagcacaggggcctcatggcctccttgtccccaggcaggaacctgggaggtgtgggaccatagtcctgcccttggccttgcacagccccacatcacactgtcccaggaagggccctgggcaacgtgggagggacaggatctgattTCCAAAGTGGGGTCAGGGCTTGGCCCTTTGATTAATGAAACACGACCAGGTTTActgagcatcagagccaccttttctttgcttttcctgacctttcATCTCTGCCTCCATTTTTAAGCTCTAACCAAACTTGGATGTTGTTTCTCAGTAGGttccctcagtgggacccattaaTATTACAGGAAAATTTGGAGTTTGCATGTGAGTTTGACttcctgagaagtttcttcagcttctcctcagggtctgaggtccatggactcagcaccaaagccaccagaggggtcattaaagcgccttgggctgctcctgtgctgctgagctgggctgggctcctgggacacagggagctcatggcagcggcagcgctgcagagagacagctctgcccaggagcagctcctctgcacacgcagcagggctgagggctctgcctggggatcttgggagacgagcaaggcagagagagattaaaggtggtcaggactgggaggatgactgagagctcactggaggagaaacctttgcagcccttgccatggtaagtctctgggtgcagggcagtgcagctgtagctcctggaggcaacTCCTGAAacaggcacaggcacagcttgtgggatctgtaaggacgaggctcttgtcaggccatattgaacagctgtgaagccgggtgagcacccaggggttcccagggctgtcctgcagagcagggtccctgcaccccagggctgtgccgggcagggactctgccgcctgccagggtcagcgctcagcctgcccgggagatcccatggcagcagctgtgggtggaaggagcgacccccggcagggcaggcagggagcttgtggggttgaagggggctgtgtgggtcagggctgctcagagctccagatccccccacagacatggcagagggtccttctgaacaaggACATCAACACAGGAatagctgcaagggaaggagtctgtgctttcagttttccactcttgctcgtctgggtgtgcagtgggagacggggatttatttctctctttggagcagacactgagaccccagttctcgttaggactggtctgagctgctcctgagcccctgcacacacagagctgcccctgggcagtgccaggaggtgtgagcaggacagagctgagcacacagcgggtggaacggggtctgtgacactgacagggagcagaccagggacagacagacagctgcACGCAGTACAGACgtgggcagggagaaggagctcctaCCAGATATGCCAGGGGCGGGATTTAGGAACCCCCTGTAATCACCCGCAGttcagacacatttcccagtgcaacccctggtctcctctcctccccagcagaccctctgccccaaagccatggggtccaggtcacgagtctccacctcagcagctggacctccaggtgaagggttcctggaacgtggtacacaaataaggtgctaaaagtacttgctctccagtgtcattatGTGAGCGGCAGCAGCACAGACGGGTCAGGAGAatgttccacagcatgcccgtctgcctttctgtccttgctttattttctggtagcactgcagtgttcttccctgtttctccacctgtccctggtgctcttgctctctggggttggggtgggagtgaggattaatttttgttctgacaccaacacAGGGAGTCTTGACCTGTAGGTGTGTTCATGGAAACCAGAggcccaagctgcattttaaactgtgatgaacTGTTCTTCTCAattggtagaaagagagaatgagcagAAACATCCAATCATCAGAAAGggggttttccatgagaaacagcctgtttattttcctcagagaagtctccCCTAACATGTATCTgtctttcctccttgcacaggtcctcatgcccacaggcagccaatgtccaacagcagctccatcacccagttcctcctcctgccgttcacagacacacgggagctgcagctcttgcacttctggctcttcctgggcatctacctggctgccctcctgggcaacggcctcatcatcaccaccatagcctgggaccagcacctccacacccccatgtacttcttcctgctcaacctcgccctcctcgacctgggctccatctccaccactgttcccaaatccatggccaattccctctgggacaccagggccatctcctacacaggatgtgctgcccaagtgtttctgtttgtcttcttagcttcagcagaatattggctcctcaccatcatgtcctacgaccgctacgttgccatctgcaaacccctgcactatgggaccctcctgggcagcagagcttgtgtccacatggcagcagctgcctgggccactgggtttctcaatgctctgctgcacacggccaatacattttcactgcccctgtgcaagggcaatgccctgggccagttcttctgtgaaatcccccacatcatcaagctctcctgctcacactcctacctcagggaacttgggcttattgtGTTTAGTCTCTTAGTAgtatttgggtgttttgtgttcattgtggtgtcctatgtgcagatcttgagggccgtgctgaggatcccctctgagcagggacggcacaaagccttttccacctgcctccctcacctggccgtggtctccctgttcatcagcactgtcatgtttgcccacctgaagcccccgtctgtctcctccccatccctggacctgctggtgtctgttctgtactcggtggtgcctccagcagtgaaccccctcatctacagcatgaggaaccaggagctcaaggatgccctctggaaactcatatcttagtgttttctgaagcaataaactgctCATCTGCTTCTACATAGAAGTTTTAATGTAACTTATTACAGGTCCAGCTTGTCATCTGTATATGCTGTTGTTGTtggcatttttttattctgataatgttgtcatcccctttctaattcactgtctgcttttcttttataacccctggttgtgtaaatgaggagccgtaatctgtgtgtatttaaacaaagtAAAGGGTCCtgtagtgacttgtttttcactatatcatTCCCGCAAGGCCTTATGgaactgcagggacagttcctgtgtgcatgggaggagggaaaagagtccatcctggcagccctgccagggagcagcagcgcttgttcttccagagctgttctggttccactcccacactctccttctcatccctggtgttggtgcaaggcctgagtgctctggcagcttggtcaccgtcctgctgtgtgtcagtgctgtgagcgcaggcagggacaggcaatgggcactgctgtgacagagctggccccagaacagcctttccagatagaaaggtgatctcctatgGGAAGGGCCTGAAGGTTTAGTTCTTCTCAcaaagattctctcaagaacatgcccaagaaagtgACCTATATATGAAACCCCagtgtacagctgaacagtgtgtgtgtgcagggctggcacacagcagtgtcctctcacagccaggctcctgccagagacctgcaggaccagcagagcaggggctgggctgtgcccctgtgcactggacaccccatcaAATCTGCCCCAATCATCACGGACTAATCCCTCACAGCCTTCATTTCCAGCCCGGACCTCTCGCCCCAGTTCAGAGAGGTTCTTTGTCCTTACCTGAATAGACACTGAATGAGTAGGTCAGAAGtccatgtttgcattgtacagatgagatgtgagcatgaacatcatgtatgtgaggtgagaTGAATAGAAGTGAGCACCGATGCTGTCAGATATTCAGGGGTgccattttgcacctgggacaagTCAACCCtgtctgtacatacagactgggagattagatgctgcagagcagctctgcagagagggatctgagggtctggtcaacagcaagttgaacatgagccaccagtgtccctggagccaagagggaccgtgtcctgggtgcagccagcacagcacggccagccgggcagggaggggattgtcccgctctgctctgcgctggggtggcctcacctgcagcattcactgtgtgcagggctggggacacagggtaaaagaagataaagctactggagagtgcccagaagaggctacaaatTTGTTTAAGGGTTTGGAGGAAAAGCCGTAttaggagcagctgaagtccctgggtttgctcaggctggagaagatgtgactgagggcagagctcatggggctgcaggttcctcagaaGGGAGTtgagctcttctctcttgtctctggtgaccaatgacagaacccaagggaacggcatgaagatgtgccaggggtcagacatgaggaaaaggttcttcacccagaggtgctggacactgaacaggctccccagggaggtgtcacggccccaacctgaccgtgttcaagaagagactggacaacgtcctcagacacacggggtgaactgtggggtgtcctgtgtaaggacaggagttggactccatggtccttgtgggtcccttccagctcaggacactgtatgattctatgaaggcctgtgggacagacagcgTCCCGAGGTCATTTTACATTGGGAGGAACCTCACATGGAAACtaaatgcagcactgggttgtgcttcctttaaCCAATGTCCTCGTGTCCATTCCCCACaatgtgggacatctcagatgagtgcagagcagggtgacacaccacagggctgaggtgcctccctcaggaggccagagggacactgtgactcctgcctctgtgtgtgaaaggaacagactctgtctctgagcatccctgggtgcataagGAATCCATGAGgccagctcagacatggatgccTGACAGACACTGACATTTccgtgtgtgactccaggaacaaaccccagTGGCCCCGGCAGATCAATCTCACCTGCTCCTGTTTGCTACACCATCCTTACCCATGACTCTGGATTGTGGTCTCAAACATGCCAGAGCAATCAGAGAGGTCCTgaggtccttggaaaaggcagttgTCAAACCTGCCTTCAAGAAGGGCAGGAATGAGAATTGTCAGAATTACAGGCTACTCagcccagctccatccctgggaagggaATGGGACAAGTCTTCCTGCAGCCATGTCCAGACacttggaaaacaaggaagggattgctgaacccaaatggGCAGGGAAAGAAGGGCACGTTGTGCACATGGAATTTCACAAGGTGTCAAACATGGTTTCCCGTGGTGTCCTTATAATGCGATTGGTGCTTTCTGTGCTAAAGAAGTGGATGTttggtgggaagttggctggatGATGAAGCCCAAACgtcaccagtggtacaaagtgccCACAGAGCCAGTTACCAGTGGAatccctcagggaccagcacttgggccaacactgttgaacgtcATTATTCTCCCCCTGAATGATGTGACAcagtgaaccttcagctcctttgtggatggtgcaaagctgggcagaggccttggacaagCTCACCTGGGTCGCCCTcccctgagcaggacagtgagacaagatgatgttcacacctgagttgctctgtgattccaggaatctttcccttggaaacgttttggaagaaggaagaggtggaggaacaagaaaataaaaatacaggcagaggaggagacctcaaaggtgtcaaataaacagagcagttctgtgaagaatgtttctttcctcaaactgttagcaggaaatctataaccagctccccaaactccctgttctgctcattggcccctgggatttacagcacatttctttacatcagattctgcactgaaatttgcactgattgttacagcttcttcgcaggaattgcttcatgtttccttagagaactggatgtaaacaggcaccggggaatttttaattagaggaaacaaaaaaggagaaaaaaaaagaaaacacaatagaacttaatgatgtttctcagttctgtggttaaattaagtagtttccagcgaggtccattgccataattgaagagttgcctgtagggagtaggagagcaactgctgaaagacttgacctgcctgaagctcaaagcagagtgagagctgagaggctctgaatgagccaagagtgagaggtgaagaacctctgtggagcgatggaaagtgcaaatgtccagacaggcttctgaagagatgagttcagacacggggagctgggtaaggacaggtggaaactcctggatgtgcaggggattaaatacacgtagtgatagacagagttctggcactgcaagcacagggaaaggccaacgtttcatctcccacagtccgtacacattctgaaaattcatattttggcaggatagaaattccacagttattttattggaaattttgaattatttcatctgatgaaaaaaagagtagtgggtttttttgttctttttgttgttgttggtttggtttttaactttTGAGGGGACTTCTCAGGTTTTtgggctgagctccatggtctcactctaagcacccagtgcaaacctcgagaggccccgtgtacctgaggtgtttgcctgggactgcaggtatcagaccagactgatagagcgatggtgctttcatcatttacaattagtattcaacacttgtgcatctaattagataagtttcaggactgtaggtgaAGAGGCGGATATGTGAAGAAcacttagaagatgtgatagaagaatattccagttgataatatagaatcatagaattatttcagtcggaagagaccctcaggaccattgagtccaaccacaacctaaatctagaactaaaccgtgtccctaagaacctcatctaaatgcctttaaaacacctgcagagatggtgactccaccactgccctgggcagcctgttccaccaCATGACAACGCTTTccaggaaggctttttttcctaatattcaatctaaacctcctctggtgcaattTGGggccacttcctcttgtcctatcacttactAATTGGGAGAAGAaatcaacaccctccatgttccaacctcctttcaggcagctgcagacagcgacaaggtctcccctcagcctcctgttctcaaggctgaacagccccagctccctcaaccgctcctcaccacacttgtgctccagcccctcagcagttTTGTTGCCTCCGCTGCACTCCCTctagtgcctcaatgtccttctaatgaagagggacccaaaactgaacacaggattcaaggtgggacctcaccagagcagagtacagcggcacaatcacttctgtagtcctgctggccataccattcctgatacaatccaggatactgttggtggcctttttggccacctgggcacacgctggctcatgttcagccgctgtcattcaacatccccagatccctttccaaCAGGCAATTTTCCAGCCGCTCGTCCATGAGCCTGTaacactgcctggggttgttgtgacccacgtgctgcacccggcacttggtcttgttaaaattcagacaattgacctcagcccaacaatgcagctggtccagatccctctgttgGCCTTCCCACCCTTCAGCAGAttaacactcccacccaacctggtatcatctgcaaacttactgagggtgcactcgatacCCTCATCTAGATCACTGATAGAGATTAAATAGAACTGAGTTCAATACTGAGCTCTGGAGACACCACTCATGACCTGTCACCAattggatttggctctgttcaccacaattccTTGGGCCTGgctctccagccagttctttacccatggCAGATACACCACCCAGGCcgtgagctgcagcttctccaggagatgctgtgggatacggtgtcaaaggctttactgcagtctaaggacacaacatccacagcctttccctcatccactaattgggtcaccttgtcatagaaagagctcaggttggtcaaacaggacctgcctttcttaaacccatgttgactggacCTGACCACATGGTTCTCTGGTATGTGTTctgtgtgatgttactcaagatcatctgctccatgaccttgcccATCACCTAGGTTAGACTGGCAagcctgtagttccccagatcgTCTTTCTGGCCCTTCCTCTAGATGGGTGTCATGTTAGTCAACTTCCAGGGAAATGGGACTGCCTCAGTTAGCCATGATTGCTGATAGATAACAGAAAGTGGCTCAGtgatcacctccaccagctccctcagcacccttgcgTGTTTCCCATCTGACCCCATAGCCTTGTGGGTGTCCCAGTGGAGCAGCAGGCCaccaaccatttccccttgtatTATTTGGGAGTCACTCTGCTCCCCATCtttgtcttctggctcagggggctgggtacgtggagcacaactgttctgactattaaagactgaggcaaagaaggcatttagcagctcagcctttccctcatcctttgtcactgtgtttccctCTCCATCCATCAGAAGATGGAGATTCCCCTTAGCCCTCCTCTTGTTGATTATACATTTATTGCAacttttcttgttgccttttacagcagtacCCGGTGTAGCTccagttgggctttggcccttctagtTCTCTTCCTCCATAACctcacagaattcttgtattcctcctGAGTaacctgcccctccttccaaagttTATTCCCATGCTCTCCCTGGAGATCCCCTGAGCTCTCCTGGGTGCACACAGTTCCTCTCCAGGAGACATCTGCTGTCATTCCTATTGCAGGTGGGGCAGCAACAGGCAGATAAGTCCAAGACCTGTTAAAGTCTTCTTGGAAATGTGCAAACAAGAAGGAAGCTCTTAGTCCAGTCCTTGGTCCCTAACACACCCCCTGGGACTCTGAGCCTGTCTCCCTGAATCCATCAAGAAGCCCAAAAGAGCAGGAGTCCTTTTGAGGGAGCAGCACCTGGGCTGTATTCCTGACACCAGCTTTGGAAGAGGCGTCCAGACTTCTGccctgccctgaggagccccTGGGTTTATGGTGCTGTTtgcacagacacagctctgATCAAGTGGTTCCCATGGCTTGCTCCTGTCTGCAGCCTCAGGGATGCCACTGTAGGGACAACAGGACAGTCTCAAGTTACATGAGACTTTAGGGGCCCCACAAATCCAAGGGCACAGCcgtttgttttaaaattgcctTTCCCATCCCGCCCCATCCCCAGTTCAAAATTCAAAGAGTGTCTAAACTGGATGTGTCAGTGTGTTCTTGGTCATGTTTTCACACAAAGGTTAGAAGGACAAGAGTGATATCCACAGATGACCGGCAGGCAGTGTGCGATGTGACTGCAGACCAGTATCTGCTCTCCACGAGACCTTCCTTGAGCTCGAAATCAGTCCTGTGCTCCAGTTCCACTGCAGGTTCAACAA is a window from the Columba livia isolate bColLiv1 breed racing homer unplaced genomic scaffold, bColLiv1.pat.W.v2 Scaffold_140, whole genome shotgun sequence genome containing:
- the LOC135577781 gene encoding olfactory receptor 14J1-like, whose translation is LHYGTLLGSRACVHMAAAAWATGFLNALLHTANTFSLPLCKGNALGQFFCEIPHIIKLSCSHSYLRELGLIVFSLLVVFGCFVFIVVSYVQILRAVLRIPSEQGRHKAFSTCLPHLAVVSLFISTVMFAHLKPPSVSSPSLDLLVSVLYSVVPPGAGYVEHNCSDY